In Monodelphis domestica isolate mMonDom1 chromosome 4, mMonDom1.pri, whole genome shotgun sequence, one DNA window encodes the following:
- the LOC100021148 gene encoding olfactory receptor 51G2-like, with protein MLTYNSTTFQPAFFILTGLRELAGARLWLSPLLSLMYFITFLGNCTLLYLVKIDHSLQEPQYLFLSMLAGADLGLSVSTLYSVFLVYILGINEITFDGCLTQLFFIHTFSSMGSGILLSMAFDRFVAISHPLHYTTILTHTRIAKMGMATFLRGVFLMTPLPILLKRLPFCKGQTLSYSYCLHPNVMKLACGRVKINIFYGLVLVLCSFGLDSVLIGLSYVLILRAVLGIASKEGRLKALNTCISHIFIVLIYYMPHLSITLMHRIPHQSSPLTHAVLGNLYLFMPPLVNPVVYSLKTKQIRTAIQKTFKAWKKGIGT; from the coding sequence ATGTTAACATACAATAGTACTACTTTTCAGCCAGCTTTCTTCATCTTGACAGGCCTCAGAGAACTTGCAGGGGCCCGTCTGTGGTTGAGCCCACTCCTGAGTTTAATGTATTTCATCACTTTTTTGGGCAACTGCACATTATTGTATCTGGTGAAGATTGACCACAGCCTTCAGGAACCCCAATACCTGTTTCTATCCATGTTGGCAGGGGCTGATCTTGGTCTGTCTGTTTCAACATTAtattctgttttcctggtctataTTCTTGGCATCAATGAGATTACATTTGATGGATGCCTCACTCAGCTCTTCTTCATCCACACTTTCTCTTCGATGGGCTCAGGGATCCTCTTATCAATGGCTTTTGATCGTTTTGTGGCCATCAGTCACCCACTGCACTACACCACCAtcctcacacacacacgcatTGCCAAAATGGGAATGGCAACTTTCCTGAGGGGTGTTTTCCTCATGACTCCACTACCAATCCTTCTTAAGAGGCTTCCTTTCTGTAAGGGTCAGACACTATCCTACTCTTACTGCCTCCACCCCAATGTGATGAAGCTGGCCTGTGGTCGTGTCAAAATCAACATCTTCTATGGTCTGGTGCTGGTCCTTTGCTCATTTGGATTAGATTCTGTGCTCATTGGCCTTTCCTATGTTCTCATCCTCAGGGCTGTGCTAGGCATTGCCTCTAAAGAGGGAAGGCTCAAGGCACTCAACACCtgtatttctcatattttcattgTCCTCATCTATTATATGCCACATCTTTCAATTACACTGATGCACCGGATTCCCCACCAGAGCTCACCACTGACCCATGCTGTCCTGGGAAATCTCTATCTCTTCATGCCCCCTCTGGTTAATCCTGTCGTATATAGTCTTAAAACCAAACAAATCCGTACTGCTATCCAGAAGACCTTCAAGGCATGGAAGAAAGGAATTGGTACATGA